TCGCGGCGGGGCACCAGCGTTTTTTTGCGCCCATGGTCTGTTTACGCCGATCGCCGGGCGCCTAGCTCCACTGGTCCGCTTTGCGGTAGGCGTCAAAGCACTTCTGCATGCCGGCCGGACCGACGCCGCCCGACAGCCCGTGTTCCATGCCGAGAATGCCCTTGTAACCCTTCTCGTGGATGGCCTTGAAGACGTTGCTCCAGTTCACCTCGCCCGTGCCCGGTTCGCGGCGGCCCGGAACGTCGCCCACCTGGAAGTAGCCGATCTTGTCCCAGTGCTTGCGGATGTGATTGATGAGGTTTCCTTCGGAGATCTGCTGGTGGTACATGTCGAACAGCAGGCGGAAGTTGGGGTGGTTGACGCGCTCGACGATCTCGGCGCCGTGGTCGCTATAGACGACGAAGTAACCGGCATGGTCGACGCGGATGTTCAGCGGCTCGAGCACGAAGACCATCTTGGTCTTCTCGGCCATTTCGGCGGCGCGGCGGAAAGCCTCGACGCAATTGGCCGTCTGTTCGGTGAAGCTCAACTGCGGCACGGCGAGGCCGGTGGTGACCGTGGCGCACTCGTTGCCGATGATGTTGTGGATCTCCACCGCGCGCTTCACGTCTTCGAAGAACTTGGCGTGATACTGCTTGTCGACCGTGGCCGAAGCCTTCCAGCCGCCGGAGTTGACGACGAAGACGCCCATGTTCAGGCCGAGCGCATCCATCTTCTTGCGGAAGCCGGCGATCTCTTCGTTCGAGTGGCGCGGCAGGCCGTTGTACTCGAACGCTTTGAAACCGGCGTCGGCGTAGGCTTGCAGTTGATCGGGGATAGGAGCGTTGAGAAAGCCGATACGCGGGGCATAGCGCAGGTGGTAGCTGTAGGGGGCGGCCGAGGCGGGCATGAGGGCTCCGGCGGCGGGCGCAAGCGTGGCGGCGCGGAGGAGGGTGCGGCGGTTCATGGCCATATCGTAGCACCGAGTCTGGGCAATTCTACGCCCCGCCGCCCAGCCTCCAGGAGGCGAATTCACCACTCGCGTGCTTATCGTTTTCATTCGAATAGCTGCGCA
This DNA window, taken from Candidatus Hydrogenedentota bacterium, encodes the following:
- a CDS encoding TIM barrel protein → MNRRTLLRAATLAPAAGALMPASAAPYSYHLRYAPRIGFLNAPIPDQLQAYADAGFKAFEYNGLPRHSNEEIAGFRKKMDALGLNMGVFVVNSGGWKASATVDKQYHAKFFEDVKRAVEIHNIIGNECATVTTGLAVPQLSFTEQTANCVEAFRRAAEMAEKTKMVFVLEPLNIRVDHAGYFVVYSDHGAEIVERVNHPNFRLLFDMYHQQISEGNLINHIRKHWDKIGYFQVGDVPGRREPGTGEVNWSNVFKAIHEKGYKGILGMEHGLSGGVGPAGMQKCFDAYRKADQWS